Proteins from one Cellulosilyticum lentocellum DSM 5427 genomic window:
- the pyk gene encoding pyruvate kinase, producing MRKTKIVCTLGPATDDEQILRELMLEGMNVARINFSHGTYEKHQQTISLVKKLRQELNLPVALLLDTKGPEIRIGDFEEREVELKKDQVFTLTTEALKGNETKVSITYNELIKDVSEGMTILLDDGLIELKVTSKTNKDIICHVENGGILSSHKGVNIPGAHLSMPFISKQDYSDIVFGIEQGVDFIAASFTRTAEDIIQIRKILSDYQCNTINIIAKIENRQGIENIDDIIRVSDGIMVARGDLGVEVPIEEIPVIQKKIISKVCNAEKPVITATQMLDSMMKNPRPTRAEVTDVANAIYDGTSAIMLSGETAAGKYPVEALQTMIKITERAEQDINYRQRFKNRDCLTNPDVTNAISHATCTTAHDINAAAIITVTKSGKTARMIAKYKPDCPIIGCSTYEYVCRQINLSWGVMPLLIKEEKNTDDLFEHAAEAVERVGYVKPGEIVVLTAGVPLGIAGTTNLIKVQVIGHILLKGRGMIHKTVCASLCVCKDEEEVKNDFKPGDILVMPKTSNHIIEELKQAAGLIIEEDGMNSHAAIVSLSLDIPIILGAQGATEILKSGAIVTLDGETGVVSCN from the coding sequence ATGAGAAAAACGAAAATAGTTTGTACACTAGGACCTGCTACAGATGATGAACAAATATTAAGAGAGTTAATGCTTGAAGGTATGAATGTTGCGCGTATCAATTTTTCACATGGTACTTACGAAAAACATCAACAAACTATTTCATTAGTGAAAAAGTTAAGACAAGAACTGAATTTACCAGTTGCTTTATTATTAGATACAAAAGGGCCTGAAATTCGTATTGGTGATTTTGAGGAAAGAGAAGTAGAGCTTAAAAAGGATCAAGTTTTTACATTGACAACAGAAGCACTTAAAGGAAATGAAACAAAAGTATCAATTACCTATAACGAACTTATTAAGGATGTTTCAGAAGGCATGACGATTTTATTAGATGATGGGCTTATTGAACTTAAAGTAACCAGTAAAACAAATAAAGATATTATTTGTCATGTTGAAAATGGGGGAATTTTATCTAGTCATAAGGGAGTTAATATTCCAGGGGCTCATTTATCTATGCCTTTTATCAGCAAGCAAGATTACTCAGATATTGTATTTGGAATTGAGCAAGGTGTAGACTTTATAGCCGCTTCTTTCACAAGAACAGCTGAGGATATTATACAGATTCGGAAAATACTAAGTGATTATCAATGTAATACCATTAATATTATTGCTAAGATAGAAAATAGACAAGGTATTGAAAATATAGATGATATTATTCGTGTATCAGATGGTATTATGGTAGCCAGAGGAGATTTAGGGGTAGAAGTACCTATTGAAGAAATTCCAGTTATTCAGAAGAAAATTATTAGCAAGGTATGTAATGCAGAGAAACCTGTTATTACTGCTACACAGATGTTAGATTCTATGATGAAAAATCCTAGACCTACACGTGCAGAAGTTACAGATGTTGCCAATGCTATTTATGATGGAACCAGTGCTATTATGTTATCAGGCGAAACAGCGGCAGGTAAATATCCAGTTGAAGCATTACAAACAATGATTAAAATTACAGAAAGAGCAGAACAAGATATTAATTATAGACAGCGTTTTAAAAATAGAGATTGTTTGACTAATCCCGATGTAACTAACGCTATTTCTCATGCTACTTGCACAACTGCACATGATATTAATGCAGCAGCTATTATTACAGTAACAAAATCTGGTAAAACTGCTCGAATGATTGCAAAGTATAAACCGGATTGTCCCATTATTGGTTGTAGCACATATGAATATGTTTGTAGACAAATTAATTTATCATGGGGTGTCATGCCATTACTTATAAAAGAAGAAAAAAATACAGATGACTTATTTGAGCATGCTGCTGAAGCAGTTGAAAGAGTAGGCTATGTAAAGCCAGGAGAAATTGTGGTATTAACAGCCGGAGTACCTTTAGGTATAGCTGGAACGACCAATCTTATTAAGGTACAAGTCATAGGACATATTCTTTTAAAGGGGAGAGGAATGATTCATAAGACTGTTTGTGCCAGCTTATGTGTTTGTAAAGATGAAGAAGAAGTGAAAAATGATTTTAAACCGGGAGATATTTTAGTAATGCCTAAAACAAGTAATCATATTATAGAAGAACTTAAACAAGCTGCTGGCTTAATTATAGAAGAAGATGGCATGAATTCACACGCGGCTATTGTTAGTTTAAGCTTAGACATTCCTATTATTTTGGGGGCACAGGGAGCAACTGAAATATTAAAATCTGGAGCAATTGTCACATTAGATGGAGAAACGGGCGTAGTTTCATGTAATTAA
- a CDS encoding response regulator, with product MNKTSILIVEDEQNICNFIATTLNAHEYKTLRCQTGKEALAIIPSHCPDLILLDLGLPDMDGLEVLTSVREWSSTPIIVISARSQEAEKVQALDLGADDYITKPFGTSELLARIRTAIRHSLKISKTNQGANIFKASDLTIDYDKHMLLVGDEKVHLTQIEFKLISLLAQHAGKVLTYDYMIKKIWGPYAGSNNQILRVNMANIRRKIEQNPGDPKYIFTEVGIGYRMIEEEGESTH from the coding sequence ATGAACAAAACATCTATACTCATTGTTGAAGATGAACAAAATATTTGTAATTTCATTGCTACAACTCTTAATGCCCATGAATATAAAACATTAAGATGTCAAACAGGTAAGGAAGCACTGGCTATTATCCCTTCACACTGTCCAGATCTTATTTTGCTAGATTTAGGCCTACCTGATATGGATGGGCTAGAGGTATTAACTTCTGTACGCGAATGGTCTTCTACGCCTATTATAGTCATTTCAGCTAGATCACAGGAAGCAGAAAAAGTTCAAGCCCTTGATTTAGGGGCAGACGACTATATTACCAAACCCTTTGGCACTTCTGAACTTTTAGCAAGAATTCGTACAGCTATTCGCCATAGCTTAAAGATCAGTAAAACCAATCAAGGTGCTAATATTTTCAAAGCTAGTGATTTAACCATTGATTATGATAAGCATATGCTCTTAGTTGGAGATGAAAAAGTTCACCTCACCCAAATTGAGTTCAAGCTCATTTCTCTTTTAGCACAACACGCAGGTAAAGTACTTACTTATGACTATATGATAAAAAAAATCTGGGGGCCATATGCTGGTAGTAATAATCAAATCCTACGTGTTAATATGGCTAATATTCGAAGAAAAATTGAACAAAATCCAGGCGATCCTAAGTACATTTTTACAGAAGTAGGTATTGGTTACCGTATGATAGAAGAAGAAGGAGAAAGCACACATTAA
- a CDS encoding ATP-binding protein, which translates to MSVLRNSIKTFSLLVGATLLAYLYTKVTANHTNVAIIYILAIFLTARFTSGYFWGILASIIGVVGVNYFFTYPFLQIDFTINGYPITFLGLLTIAFITSGMTAHVTERNKIISEREEMTHKLNDINNQLLISDHVDQIIELTLNTVIDFTKSSVIFHKTDPLKKINYIEKLYSDEDREMLTTPHELERAHWAFSKVQNSDFSSSDIAYGSGLYLPLISHEHIWGVIGIYHFPTTLYKNNTLTLLKLMLTQVAMAIERQHLVDEHHQLALETEKEKMRANLLRAVSHDLRTPLTSIIGAGATYLENKTYLNDEEQDDLVKHILEDANWLLHMVENLLSITRIKEGQVKVNKTPEPLEEVVSEAILRLKKRYPKSNVNVKVPDTFLMIPMDATLIEQVILNLLENALKYAHSKEPIELIVTDDTTYVTFRIIDHGIGLAEEQLEGIFDGNALNPKAQSDSSKGMGIGLSICKTIVCAHGGKISAQNHIAGGAEFIFTLPSQGGNIHEQNIYTHC; encoded by the coding sequence ATGAGTGTCCTGCGTAATAGTATCAAAACATTTAGTCTCTTAGTGGGTGCTACACTTCTAGCTTACCTTTATACTAAGGTAACTGCAAATCATACAAATGTAGCTATTATTTATATACTAGCTATTTTTTTAACAGCACGTTTCACATCGGGATACTTTTGGGGAATATTAGCTTCTATTATTGGAGTTGTTGGAGTCAATTACTTTTTTACATATCCTTTTTTACAAATTGATTTTACAATTAATGGCTATCCTATTACATTCTTAGGTCTACTGACTATTGCATTCATTACAAGTGGTATGACAGCTCATGTTACAGAACGTAATAAAATTATTTCCGAACGTGAAGAAATGACACATAAACTTAATGATATTAATAATCAGCTATTGATAAGTGATCATGTGGATCAGATTATAGAACTTACTTTAAATACAGTAATCGATTTTACTAAAAGCTCAGTTATTTTTCATAAAACTGATCCTTTAAAAAAAATAAATTATATAGAAAAACTTTATTCTGATGAAGATCGTGAGATGTTAACAACCCCCCATGAACTAGAAAGGGCACATTGGGCCTTTTCTAAGGTACAAAATTCAGACTTTTCATCATCAGATATTGCCTATGGCAGCGGTCTTTATCTTCCACTGATTTCTCATGAACACATTTGGGGGGTTATTGGTATTTATCATTTTCCTACTACTCTCTATAAAAATAATACATTGACTTTATTAAAGCTCATGCTTACACAAGTAGCTATGGCTATTGAACGTCAGCATTTAGTGGATGAACATCATCAACTAGCATTGGAGACAGAAAAAGAAAAAATGAGAGCCAATTTACTTCGTGCTGTATCTCATGATTTGCGTACTCCTTTAACAAGTATTATTGGTGCTGGAGCAACTTATTTGGAAAATAAGACTTACTTAAATGATGAAGAACAAGACGACTTAGTTAAACATATTCTTGAAGATGCTAATTGGCTTCTTCATATGGTTGAAAATTTACTATCTATCACTCGTATTAAAGAAGGTCAAGTTAAAGTGAATAAAACACCTGAACCATTAGAAGAAGTGGTCTCTGAGGCTATTTTAAGATTAAAAAAGCGTTATCCTAAAAGCAATGTTAATGTTAAAGTCCCTGATACTTTTTTAATGATTCCTATGGATGCTACACTTATTGAACAAGTGATTCTCAACTTGTTAGAAAATGCCCTTAAATATGCTCATAGTAAAGAACCTATTGAGCTTATTGTAACGGATGATACTACTTATGTAACCTTTAGAATTATTGATCATGGCATAGGATTAGCTGAAGAACAGTTAGAAGGTATTTTTGATGGAAATGCTCTTAATCCAAAAGCTCAAAGTGATTCTTCTAAAGGTATGGGAATAGGCTTATCTATTTGTAAAACTATAGTTTGCGCTCATGGTGGAAAAATTTCTGCTCAAAATCATATTGCTGGTGGTGCTGAATTCATCTTTACACTACCAAGCCAAGGAGGAAATATTCATGAACAAAACATCTATACTCATTGTTGA
- a CDS encoding cytidylate kinase-like family protein yields the protein MKHFVITIARGYGSGGRAIGKLLADELGISFYDRQLLRLASDESGINEALFANADEKVKNNLLFNVAKNVYKGEIIPPDRDDFISNENLFNYQAKMIKQLAEKESCVIIGRCADYILKDMNNVIRIYVHAPLEDCIRTVEQMKVCSKKNVKNFIQTTDKRRAAYYRYFTGKEWNDAANYDLCINSSSLKREQCVALVKAYIDIKCPDE from the coding sequence ATGAAACACTTTGTTATAACAATCGCCAGAGGCTATGGTAGTGGTGGGCGTGCCATAGGTAAATTATTAGCTGATGAACTGGGGATTAGTTTTTATGATCGTCAATTATTAAGATTAGCATCAGATGAAAGTGGTATTAACGAAGCCCTTTTTGCTAATGCAGACGAAAAGGTTAAGAATAACCTATTATTTAATGTGGCTAAAAATGTGTATAAAGGAGAAATTATTCCACCAGATCGCGATGATTTTATCTCTAATGAGAATTTGTTTAATTATCAAGCTAAGATGATTAAACAGTTAGCAGAAAAAGAATCTTGTGTTATTATTGGACGTTGTGCAGATTATATTTTAAAAGATATGAATAATGTCATTAGAATATACGTACATGCACCTTTAGAAGATTGTATTCGGACAGTAGAACAAATGAAGGTCTGTTCGAAGAAGAATGTTAAGAATTTTATTCAAACAACGGATAAAAGAAGAGCAGCATATTATCGTTACTTTACGGGTAAAGAATGGAATGATGCTGCTAATTATGATTTGTGTATTAATAGTAGTAGCTTAAAGAGAGAACAGTGTGTGGCCTTAGTAAAAGCTTATATCGATATAAAATGTCCAGATGAGTAA
- the miaB gene encoding tRNA (N6-isopentenyl adenosine(37)-C2)-methylthiotransferase MiaB has translation MSERKVINVSTKEAQRQNEIINILAQHISGKGLQYCISTFGCQMNARDSEKIEGMLEQIGYTKTENEEEADFIIYNTCCVRENAELKIYGRLGALKGRRKKNPNFMIALCGCMMQQDIVLDTLKKKFNFIDIIFGTYNIYKLPELLQTRLETKQNVIDIWDSYQDIVEDLPDSRKYDFKACVNIMYGCNNFCTYCIVPYVRGRERSRKPEDIVTEIKALVSEGVKEIMLLGQNVNSYGKTLDEPISFAELLKQINAIEGLKRIRFMTSHPKDLSDELIEVMASCDKICPSVHLPFQSGSTKLLKKMNRHYTKESYLELVRKIKAAIPRVELTTDIIVGFPGETEEDFLDTMEVVEKVHYASAFTFIYSKRTGTPAATMEDQVPEDVTKERFNRLLALVNKQSAATLHKYVGQTVEVLFEEVSKQDDNVLSGRTDTGLLVNTPAPKEYVGKFVKVHIVDNKTHYLIGELAR, from the coding sequence ATGAGCGAGAGAAAAGTCATTAATGTCTCAACAAAGGAAGCACAACGCCAAAATGAGATTATCAATATACTTGCACAACACATAAGCGGGAAAGGTCTTCAGTATTGTATTTCAACCTTTGGATGTCAAATGAATGCAAGAGACTCAGAAAAGATTGAAGGTATGTTAGAGCAAATTGGTTACACTAAAACAGAAAATGAAGAAGAAGCTGATTTTATTATTTATAATACTTGTTGTGTACGTGAAAATGCAGAACTAAAAATTTATGGCCGTTTAGGAGCTCTTAAGGGAAGAAGAAAAAAAAATCCAAACTTTATGATTGCCCTATGTGGTTGTATGATGCAGCAAGACATAGTATTGGATACGCTTAAAAAGAAATTTAATTTTATTGATATTATTTTTGGAACGTATAATATTTATAAATTACCAGAACTTTTACAAACACGTTTAGAAACAAAGCAAAATGTCATAGATATTTGGGATTCTTATCAAGATATTGTAGAAGACCTTCCAGATTCTAGAAAATATGATTTTAAAGCTTGCGTTAATATTATGTATGGCTGCAATAACTTCTGCACTTATTGTATTGTTCCTTATGTAAGAGGGAGAGAGCGTAGTAGAAAGCCAGAAGATATTGTTACAGAAATCAAGGCATTAGTATCTGAAGGTGTTAAGGAGATTATGCTTTTAGGACAAAATGTAAATTCTTATGGAAAGACATTAGATGAACCAATAAGCTTTGCTGAGCTTTTAAAACAAATTAACGCTATTGAGGGATTAAAACGTATTCGTTTTATGACATCTCACCCAAAAGATTTAAGTGATGAACTGATTGAAGTAATGGCTAGCTGTGATAAGATTTGTCCAAGCGTTCATTTACCTTTCCAATCAGGAAGTACTAAATTATTAAAGAAAATGAATCGTCATTATACAAAAGAAAGCTATTTAGAATTAGTAAGGAAAATTAAAGCAGCTATTCCTAGAGTAGAACTAACGACAGATATTATTGTAGGTTTCCCTGGTGAAACAGAAGAAGACTTTTTAGATACCATGGAAGTTGTAGAAAAAGTACATTATGCAAGTGCCTTTACTTTTATTTATTCAAAACGTACAGGAACACCAGCAGCTACTATGGAAGACCAAGTGCCAGAAGATGTGACAAAAGAACGTTTTAATAGATTATTAGCACTTGTAAATAAACAGTCTGCTGCTACCCTTCATAAGTATGTTGGACAAACTGTAGAAGTACTCTTTGAAGAAGTAAGTAAACAAGATGACAATGTTTTAAGTGGACGTACAGATACAGGACTTTTAGTCAATACACCAGCCCCTAAGGAATATGTTGGTAAATTTGTTAAAGTTCATATTGTGGATAATAAAACCCACTATTTAATTGGAGAGTTGGCGAGATAA
- a CDS encoding MATE family efflux transporter: MGESKLSTKDKKFREFALTGNMWRVIFHVCVPLALYQSLNQIFKILDSMMASHISGESVSAVAYLSQINLMLTAVGGGLAVGASLKISEAYGAGDYDLVKARVSSLFGLCGILGLGVLFFILPFTTPLLKLANTPNELIDLGSQYFKIELMGMVVSFFNNVYIAIERARGNSKRILYLNFGVIVIKLSLTAFFIYALKSGITMIAVATLISQLAMFGCAIYHMLDRHSIFSFSFKSITLKGKVTKPMIRLSIPVIIEKVAFQFGKVVINSMSTAYGVLTVGALGISNNMGGLTTMPQNGFQEGGAAVISQNIGAHQLDRALDAFKKLFVINTIIGCIGYGLTTGFLHVLSGLFAGNDLVFRQFIEEVYSFEAFGAIPLGINAAVMALLYGFGYTKLTLLINFCRVFVFRIPILWGLQQFTQIGSKSVGIVMMVSNILVGIMAVVVAGIVIRDICKRYQLCFWRINKEIERV; the protein is encoded by the coding sequence ATGGGAGAATCAAAACTATCTACTAAAGACAAAAAGTTTAGAGAGTTTGCTTTAACAGGAAATATGTGGCGTGTTATTTTTCATGTTTGTGTACCATTAGCACTTTATCAAAGTTTAAATCAAATTTTCAAGATTTTAGACTCTATGATGGCTTCTCATATTAGCGGCGAATCTGTTTCTGCAGTTGCTTATTTATCTCAAATTAATTTAATGTTAACAGCTGTTGGTGGTGGGTTAGCTGTAGGTGCAAGTCTCAAAATAAGTGAAGCTTATGGGGCAGGTGACTATGACCTAGTTAAGGCAAGAGTGAGTAGTTTATTTGGCTTATGCGGTATACTAGGGTTAGGCGTTTTATTTTTTATTTTGCCGTTTACAACACCTCTTTTAAAGCTAGCCAATACACCAAATGAGCTTATTGATTTAGGGAGCCAGTATTTTAAAATTGAGTTAATGGGAATGGTTGTTAGTTTCTTTAATAATGTTTACATAGCTATTGAAAGAGCCCGAGGTAATTCAAAACGTATTTTATATTTAAATTTTGGAGTTATCGTTATTAAATTATCACTAACGGCATTTTTTATTTATGCGCTTAAGTCAGGCATTACAATGATTGCAGTGGCTACTTTAATATCACAACTAGCAATGTTTGGATGTGCCATCTATCACATGTTAGACCGTCACAGTATTTTTAGTTTTTCTTTTAAAAGTATTACTTTAAAAGGCAAGGTGACAAAACCTATGATAAGACTATCCATACCGGTTATTATTGAAAAGGTTGCATTTCAATTTGGAAAAGTCGTTATTAACTCTATGAGTACGGCTTATGGTGTTTTAACAGTAGGGGCATTAGGTATTTCGAATAATATGGGAGGCTTAACTACTATGCCTCAAAATGGTTTTCAAGAAGGGGGCGCAGCCGTTATTAGTCAGAATATAGGTGCGCATCAATTAGACCGTGCTTTAGATGCCTTTAAAAAGTTATTTGTCATTAATACGATTATTGGATGCATTGGTTATGGTTTAACTACTGGTTTTCTTCATGTTTTAAGTGGTCTATTTGCAGGTAATGATCTTGTATTCAGGCAGTTTATTGAAGAAGTCTATAGTTTTGAAGCATTTGGTGCCATTCCTTTAGGAATAAATGCAGCTGTTATGGCTCTACTATATGGTTTTGGTTATACTAAACTAACATTACTGATTAATTTTTGTAGGGTATTTGTATTTCGTATTCCAATTTTATGGGGGTTACAACAATTTACTCAAATTGGTAGCAAAAGTGTAGGAATTGTTATGATGGTTAGTAATATTTTAGTAGGGATAATGGCGGTAGTTGTAGCTGGCATAGTGATTCGAGATATTTGTAAGCGATATCAACTTTGTTTTTGGAGAATAAACAAGGAAATAGAAAGAGTTTAA
- the mutS gene encoding DNA mismatch repair protein MutS has product MLKTQVTPMMAQYLTIKEENPDCLLFFRLGDFYEMFFEDAKTCSRELEITLTGKDCGLEERAPMCGVPFHSAETYISRLVEKGYKVAICEQIEDPKQAKGLVKRGVIRIVTPGTILEGATVSEGKNNYITSIVGMEGSYGLSVCDVTTGEWLTTTIIGDQSKRKLLDELAKFAPVECLLSETLYQDDEIREFMRTRFNCLTEQIPAHTLDTTLAQRILLKHFNILSLGGIGLSEDGVETLATASLLAYLQETQKTDLSHLMTLSIYNVDAFMLLDIATRRNLELTETLREKRRKGSLLWVLDHTKTAMGSRYIRKCIEQPLINAEEINHRLDATKELKEAPLLRADLFEALDHIYDIERLMSKVSFGTCNAKDMIALKQSLEVLPTIKGLLVDCQAPGLISLNRQLDDMSDLYQLVDKALIEEAPISVREGNMIKTGYNEEVDHLRQVKTEGASWLMEIEAREKEKTGIKNLKIKYNKVFGYFLEVTQSYNHLVPDYFIRKQTLSNCERYITEELKKVEEEVLGADDKLNLLEYQLFTEIRDAVLKEMPRLLTTSAQIAALDMFCSLADVADTYGYVKPEMTTGYNLCIEKGRHPVVEKMLGEQHFIANDVILEEEHAEMMLLTGPNMAGKSTYMRQVALIVLMAQIGSFVPADSATIGVVDRIFTRVGASDDLASGQSTFMVEMMEVANILHHATKNSLLILDEIGRGTSTLDGLSIAWSIIEHITTEIGAKTLFATHYHELTVLEETMPNLKNYCIAVKEIGEDIIFLHQIVKGSVDHSYGIQVAKLAGVPSAVLERAKAILKQLDSGEKQVIIPPSVQGTSGQLSEKVDKIKDVVKEQVITTEAYQINETEVTSKKASKDHKEKQNGFGQLNLFDQGEHEVITALKEADLMNTTPFKALELLYELQRKVKSL; this is encoded by the coding sequence ATGTTAAAAACACAAGTAACGCCTATGATGGCGCAGTATTTAACTATAAAAGAAGAAAACCCAGACTGCTTACTTTTTTTCAGACTAGGGGATTTTTATGAAATGTTCTTTGAAGATGCTAAAACTTGTTCAAGAGAATTAGAAATTACTTTAACAGGAAAAGATTGTGGCTTAGAGGAAAGGGCACCTATGTGTGGTGTACCTTTTCATTCAGCAGAAACGTATATTTCACGTTTAGTAGAAAAAGGTTATAAAGTAGCTATATGTGAGCAAATTGAAGATCCTAAGCAAGCCAAGGGCTTAGTAAAACGCGGCGTTATTCGTATTGTAACACCTGGGACTATATTAGAGGGTGCCACAGTAAGTGAGGGTAAAAACAACTATATCACTAGCATTGTTGGTATGGAAGGAAGCTATGGATTAAGTGTTTGTGATGTGACAACAGGTGAGTGGCTTACGACGACTATTATAGGAGATCAAAGTAAGCGAAAATTACTAGATGAATTAGCGAAATTTGCACCTGTAGAATGCTTATTATCAGAAACTCTCTATCAAGATGATGAGATTCGTGAATTTATGCGTACACGTTTTAATTGCTTAACCGAGCAAATACCAGCCCATACTTTAGATACTACTTTAGCACAACGTATTTTACTGAAACATTTTAATATTTTATCTTTAGGTGGAATTGGCTTAAGTGAAGACGGTGTGGAAACTTTAGCTACAGCTAGTTTGCTTGCTTATTTACAAGAAACGCAAAAAACGGATTTATCTCACTTGATGACGTTATCTATTTATAATGTGGATGCTTTTATGTTATTAGATATCGCCACAAGGCGTAATCTTGAATTAACAGAAACGTTGCGTGAAAAAAGAAGAAAAGGTTCCCTTTTGTGGGTACTTGATCATACCAAAACAGCTATGGGTTCTCGTTATATTCGAAAATGTATAGAGCAGCCTCTTATTAATGCAGAAGAAATTAATCATCGTCTAGATGCCACAAAGGAACTTAAGGAAGCTCCTTTATTACGTGCGGATTTATTTGAGGCATTAGATCATATTTATGATATTGAACGTTTAATGAGTAAAGTTTCTTTTGGAACGTGTAATGCTAAAGATATGATTGCTTTAAAACAATCTTTAGAGGTACTGCCAACTATTAAGGGTTTATTAGTAGACTGCCAGGCGCCAGGGTTAATCTCCCTTAACCGTCAGTTAGATGACATGAGTGATCTTTACCAGCTAGTTGACAAGGCACTTATAGAGGAAGCACCTATTTCTGTGAGAGAAGGAAACATGATTAAAACCGGCTATAATGAAGAAGTCGATCATTTACGTCAAGTCAAGACCGAAGGTGCTTCTTGGCTTATGGAAATAGAAGCTAGAGAAAAAGAAAAAACAGGTATTAAGAATCTTAAAATAAAATACAATAAAGTTTTTGGATACTTTTTAGAAGTGACACAGTCCTATAATCATTTAGTACCTGATTACTTTATTCGCAAACAAACCCTTTCTAACTGTGAACGCTATATCACAGAAGAGCTGAAAAAAGTAGAAGAAGAAGTATTAGGTGCAGATGATAAACTTAATTTATTAGAGTATCAGTTATTTACAGAAATAAGAGATGCAGTTTTAAAAGAGATGCCACGTTTATTAACGACTTCGGCTCAAATTGCAGCTTTAGATATGTTTTGTTCTTTAGCGGATGTAGCAGATACTTATGGATATGTAAAGCCAGAGATGACAACTGGCTATAATCTTTGTATTGAAAAAGGGCGTCATCCAGTTGTAGAAAAAATGCTAGGAGAACAACACTTTATTGCCAATGACGTTATTTTAGAAGAAGAGCATGCCGAGATGATGCTATTAACAGGGCCTAATATGGCTGGTAAATCCACTTATATGCGTCAAGTAGCTCTGATTGTTTTAATGGCTCAAATAGGAAGCTTTGTGCCAGCGGATTCAGCAACTATTGGTGTTGTTGATCGTATTTTCACACGTGTAGGTGCTTCAGATGATTTGGCATCAGGACAAAGTACCTTTATGGTGGAAATGATGGAGGTGGCAAATATTTTGCATCATGCAACAAAGAATAGCTTACTCATCTTAGACGAGATTGGAAGAGGAACAAGTACATTAGATGGTTTAAGTATTGCTTGGTCTATTATAGAACATATTACGACTGAAATAGGTGCAAAAACTTTATTTGCCACCCATTATCATGAGCTCACTGTTTTAGAAGAAACTATGCCAAATCTTAAGAACTATTGTATTGCAGTTAAAGAAATAGGAGAAGATATTATTTTCCTTCACCAAATCGTAAAAGGTAGTGTTGACCATAGCTATGGGATTCAAGTGGCTAAGTTAGCGGGTGTACCTAGTGCTGTTTTAGAGCGTGCAAAAGCTATTTTAAAGCAACTGGATAGTGGTGAGAAGCAAGTGATTATACCACCTAGTGTTCAAGGGACTTCGGGGCAGCTATCTGAAAAGGTAGATAAGATTAAGGATGTAGTAAAAGAACAGGTAATAACGACAGAGGCTTATCAGATCAATG